One Mercurialis annua linkage group LG3, ddMerAnnu1.2, whole genome shotgun sequence DNA window includes the following coding sequences:
- the LOC126675523 gene encoding uncharacterized protein At4g14100-like, producing MAFEIKLKMFSFSLTILTTLLLIYSLGCSYALSESTKSADPTPAPWPHQFHSILFMNNTAGNLQAVDLWYDWIKGRNFNIIQNQQGKLLYDLEWNNGTSYIYTLDSAQECRTLHFPVGILRPDWLDGATYLGQRQVDGFLCNVWEKVDFITYYEDVISKRPVYWEFYTGMVAHVMTFEVGAVLEDEQWQAPVYCFQNTEVEERNSVLESVVNGKAFQGSMMRGGV from the exons ATGGCCTTTGAAATCAAACTCAAAATGTTTTCATTCTCTCTCACAATCCTAACTACTCTTCTCTTAATCTACTCTCTCGGATGCAGTTATGCCTTATCAGAATCAACAAAATCTGCAGACCCAACTCCGGCACCATGGCCGCACCAGTTCCACTCAATTCTGTTCATGAACAACACCGCCGGTAATCTTCAGGCGGTGGACTTATGGTACGACTGGATTAAAGGCCGGAATTTCAACATTATCCAAAACCAGCAAGGGAAGCTTCTCTATGACCTTGAATGGAATAATGGAACTTCCTATATCTACACTCTGGACTCAGCGCAAGAATGCCGGACCCTGCATTTCCCGGTGGGTATTCTAAGACCCGACTGGCTCGATGGAGCTACTTATCTTGGTCAGCGCCAAGTTGATGGGTTTCTCTGCAATGTTTGGGAGAAAGTGGACTTTATAACCTATTATGAGGATGTTATAAGCAAGAGACCAGTTTATTGGGAATTTTATACAG GGATGGTTGCTCATGTGATGACGTTTGAAGTTGGAGCGGTGCTGGAGGATGAACAATGGCAAGCTCCGGTTTACTGTTTTCAGAATACGGAGGTGGAGGAGCGAAATTCTGTTCTTGAATCTGTTGTTAATGGTAAAGCTTTTCAAGGGTCGATGATGAGAGGAggtgtttaa
- the LOC126675524 gene encoding succinate dehydrogenase assembly factor 2, mitochondrial has protein sequence MASLRRALINAHRLLNSSATPCRSSITSSSPIRIQSPFRSEYGWISRYSTVSDNDTIDLSNEENKRRLCNRLLYRSKQRGFLELDLVLGKWVEEHIESMDEHGVKALIHVLDVENPDLWKWLTGQEQPPEALNMNPVFSAVRDKVMNNLNNHTSPETRAIPGQPWVRGWDDIKKYPGNPVAGNQ, from the exons ATGGCGTCCCTGAGACGAGCTCTGATCAATGCCCACCGCCTCCTTAATTCTTCCGCCACACCTTGCCGGAGCTCCATCACTTCTTCCTCTCCCATCCGCATTCAATCTCCTTTCAG GTCTGAATACGGTTGGATTTCACGTTATTCTACCGTTAGTGATAATGATACCATTGATCTCTCCAATGAGGAAAACAAACGCCGCTTGTGTAACAg ATTGTTGTACAGGAGCAAACAGAGAGGGTTCTTGGAGCTGGACTTGGTTCTTGGAAAATGGGTTGAAGAGCATATTGAGTCCATGGATGAGCATGGAGTTAAAGCTTTAATTCATGTCCTTGACGTT GAAAATCCGGATCTTTGGAAATGGTTAACTGGTCAGGAGCAACCCCCTGAGGCATTGAATATGAATCCG GTATTCTCTGCAGTGCGTGATAAGGTTATGAACAACCTAAACAACCACACTTCTCCGGAGACGCGTGCAATACCTGGACAGCCATGGGTGAGAGGATGGGATGATATAAAGAAATATCCGGGCAACCCTGTCGCTGGAAATCAGTAG